In the Patescibacteria group bacterium genome, TTTTTCTTAATTGTTTTCTGATTTTGGTCTCAGAAGGGACCTGGTTTAAGAGCGCGATCATAGAACAAGAGAGTTAATTATTAGCTAGTTTAATTTTACTCTTGTTCCAACTGCCTTAGTATACCCGCATGATGTTGACTAATAGCATATTTTTTGTTATTGTTTAACTGAAAGTTTTATCAAACCGAGAGGGCTGTTTTTATTTTAGGGCGATAATCTAATTTACATATGGATATAAAATAGTTGATTGTTAAAAGTTAATAGTTATATTTAGAGCGGTACCTGCCTGCCGGCAGGCAGGGTTCAGTTGGTTAGAACGCCTGCCTGTCACATCCCGCTCCAAGTAATTAGCATAATTTATTTTTCAAAAACAAACTAAAAATTTTGAGCGGAGCGGTAGTTCAGTTGGTTAGAACGCCTGCCTGTCACGCAGGAGGTCGCGGGTTCGAGTCCCGTCCGTTCCGCTCAAAATTTTTTTACAGCGGGGCAGGCAGGAGGTTTACCCCGCAGAAAGCAAAGCTTTCGTGCGGGTTCGCGGGTTCGCCCCGCACCACTTACGGGTGTGGGGCAAAAGTCCCGCCTGCCCCGTTACGAGCGAAGCGAGTTATGCGGGGTCCGTTCCGCCTTCGCGCGCCGAAGCGCGCTTCGGCGGACAAAGTCCGCCAGTAAATGTCGCAAAGGCGTAATTCGCGTTTATTTATTATTTTTCGGGCAAAACCCTTGCCAAAAACTGGATTTGCGGTATACTGAAGTTAGTCAAATTGACCAATTTATTATTGGTTTTTATTTTATCCCGCGCCTTGTTTAGAATATTACCCACCATTGGCGCGCAGAAAAGGCTGGGAATTATTTTTCCGGCAGAGGTTAATACTCCATACAAGGAGTGGGATTTTATTAAGCGGGCTTCAAGGACAAGGACACCGAACCCGAAAACAAACATATGACAGCAGCAAAAAAACAAGGAGACAATGATTTAGACAAGAAGACGATTGAACAGATAAAGGGAGATCTGCTTTCCAGAAAAAAGCAGCTTTTGAATGATTTGAAGGATATTGCCGGCAAAGATATCCATGACAAAGATGAGCATAAAGCCCTATTTCCTGATTATGGCGATAAATCAGATGAAAATGCGCAAGAAATTGGCGAATATACCACCAACTTGGCTACGGAGAAAGTTTTGGAAAGCACATTGCGCGATATTAATAATGCTTTGGAGCGGATAGAAAAAGGCACCTATGGCATTTGTAAATATTGTAAAAAGCCGATTGGCAAAAAGAGAATGTTGGCTCGGCCGGTAGCAAGCGCTTGCGTGGAATGCAAAACCAAACTGCAGAACAGTTAACCTCGCGCCTTTTTTGTTCAAGATTTTTGTGGCGGGGTTTAAATAGAGAATAAAATTTTTAGGTGTAGGTTTATATCCCATCTAAAAGGCGCGGGACTTATGCTAAAATATAAAAAAAACATGGCTTTCTGGATTTTATTGGCCATGTTTTTTGTTGTTTTAGATCGGTTTTTTAAATTTTTAGCTACGAGCGGTTTTTTTGATAAATCAATTCCAGTTGCCGGAGATTTTTTTAAACTGGGTTTCGCCCCTAATTATAATATTGCCTTTTCCCTGCCTTTTTCCGGAATTTTTCTGAATATTCTGATTATTATGATAATCATCTTTTTGCTGTATGAATTGCTGTTTCTGGCGGAAAGACAAGAATGGAGTAAGGTCGCCTTCTTGACATTTATAATTTTTGGTGCTATAAGTAATATGCTGGATCGTTTAAAATACGGATTCGTGGTGGATTATTTGGATTTAAAGTATTTTACGGTCTTTAATATTGCGGATGTAATGATAGTGGGGGGAGTTTCGGGTTTAATCCTTATTTTTTATAAAAATAAAAAAGATGTATAATTAAGATAGTTTTAAAAAACTATTTTTTTATCTCTATGACTTTTGAAAAATTCCCGAGCAAGGAGGAAAAAACTATAAAAGAGTCCCATCTTTTTGACGGCATAAGCACTCCCAAGATTAATACTAATAACCCGGGCACAGATTTGCATTTGGAAGCCCATGCCGCTACTTCAAGAGAAATAGATGAATCTTTGGTGGAGGAAACAAGAGGCGAAATTATTGGTCATTACGGGATAGATGCGAATAGGGTTATTTCTATTCCGGCCACGGAAGGGACGAAAAGAAAAATAAGGGCCTTTATGATTGTTGAGAGAAGGGAAGAAGAAGGAAATGATAAAGGTAGTGAAAATGATAAATATTTTGCCGATGGCCATACGCCTCACGCGGATTTATTAAGAGAACTTTTTAAAAGGTTCCCCGAATTAGGCGAGCTGGAAGCCGGCAATAAAATTCCGGATAATTTTTTAGAAAAATGGGTGACGAAAAAGGGTTTTATAGATCCCAATGCCAATGGTTTTAAAAATTTTTCTGAAATACGTTTCGCTTTTGAAAGATTAATATTAGAAAAAAATAAAGATAAACTGACCGAAGATGAAAAAATTGAAGTTGAAAGCGATGAGGTTGATTTGCCTAACTGGTTTATGGTCGGAGAGCAGATAAGCCGATAGGGGGTAAAATTGGTTGCCATAGTTGATACGCCTTTATCAGAATTATTAAGGTCAGTTGAGGGAACAGGAATAGATTTTGATTCTTTTCCTTTGATATTGATTGAAGCCGAATTGTCTGATCCGGAGGGCGGTGATTCTCACCCCGATCCCCTGCGCGGCTTGAATATTGCCCTTGCTTATGTTTCCCGGGGCAAGCCGGTGATTATTGTCGGCGAAAAAGAATATGGTAGTTTTGAAGTTTGGAGTAAGCTCTTTTCAAATCATAATGTGGCTTTTTGCCCAAAACCGATAACTTCCGAATGTTTTCGCGAAGCATTAAAAAAAATAATGCCCGGAGAAGGCATTTAAAAAAGACCGACTGGCTCAAGCATCGGTCTTTTTAATTTTTCAAAATTTTTCTTTTAGCGCCTTCCAAGATTTCCATTTTAATATATTTTGTTTTTTTTGGCAAGATTTTTTTAACCCTGTCCGCCCATTCAATTATGGTTAAAGTGTCAGCCCGGTTGAAATATTCTTGCGCGCCGATAGAAATTAAATCTCTTCCGGATCCAAGGCGGTAAGCGTCAATATGGACAAAGTTTTTTATTTTTCCCTTCTTAACAGGGTAAACTTTCATTATGACAAAAGTCGGGCTGGTAATATTTTTTTTAAGCCCCAGGCCGGCAGCCAAGCCCTTGATAAAAACGGTTTTGCCAGCGCCTAAATTTCCGATTAAACCCATTACTACCCCGCCTTTCAATTTTTTGGCGTATTTTTTAGCAAAGGCAAGAGTTTCTTTTTCCGAATTGGTTATTATTTGTTCCATGGTTTAATTGTAGTTTATTTTCTTTAAAAAATAAAGATAAAAAAACAACCCCAAATGCTCGGAGCTGTTTTTTATGTGGGCGCACTAGCCTGCCTGCAGGCAGGGATTCGCCCCGGGATGAACCCGGGGTAAAAACCCAGGGCCTTCTCGGCCTGCCCCGTTAATTTTTTTGGGCAGTGGGCAATGTAGGATTCGAACCTACGACCTCTTCGGTGTAAACGAAGCGCTCTAACCAGCTGAGCTAATTGCCCAAAATCTAACGGGGTGAATAAACGAGACGCTCCCCGCCCGACACGCCTGCGGCGAAGTCGCTGGCGGGCGGGTAACCAACTGCTTGTCCGTCCGAAGTCCGCCGAATCGGCGGACGAAGGCGGAAGCTATGCGCCCTCGCCAGCTAAGGCTTAGTGCCGCAGAAGGGATTTGAACCCTTACGTCCTTAAGGACACCAGCCCCTCAAGCTGGCCTGTCTACCAATTCCAGCACTGCGGCTTTAAGGCGCGGTGACCCCGACCTTTAAGAGACCTTTTTTTCCTTTAATTTTTTCTTATAGCCTTTTTTAAGAAAGTAAAGTTTGGCCCGCCTTACTTTTTCCTGTTTTTTTATCTCGATTTTTTCTATGGTCGGAAGGTTGAGAGGAAATATTTTTTCCACGCCGATTCCATCAGAAACTTTTCTGACCGTTATTGTCGCGCCTTTTTCTTTGCCGTGTTTTCGGGCGATAACCGTGCCATCAAAATACTGGGTTCTTTCTTTTTCTTCACCTTTAATATTTAATTCTTTAATTTTTTGGTAAACCCTAACGGTCATGCCGGGTTTTATTTCCGGAATTTTCTTTTTTTCCGTTTTTTTATCTTCTGCCATATTTTTTAAAATAAATCCCGCACCTTTTAGCGGAATGAATAATGAATAAAGTTTAACCCCGCTAAAAGGCGCGGGATAAATATCGCCGCTTAAGGCGAAATTTTAATTCTTAAATTCTTGTCTAATCCTATAATAGAATCAGTTTTTTGTCAACCATTACTACTTTTTTAATCTGTATCCTTCTTTTTTAATTATTTTAATAATTTGATTTACCGCCCTTCTTAATTTATTTTGTTCATTCATTACTTTATAATCATAAAAATGGGCTTCATTTTTCATTTCATATTTTGCGTATTTAAACCTTTCTTCCAATTCTTTCTTCGGGATTAAGGGGTCGCGGGCAAACAATCTTTTCTTAAGTTCGGGCAATGATTTCGGGATGATAAAGATTGCCGTGGCGTTATAATTTTTTTTATAAAATTTTGTTCCCACGATATCCGGGTTAACGATTATATTATAACCGGCAGTAATTTTTTTTTCTAAGTCCGGTTTATAGGTGCCATAATAAACATTTTTATTTCTGGTGTTTTGGTATTCGATGATATTGCCCTTTTTTATTCCCTCATTAAATTTTTTATTAGAGAAAAAATAATAATCCCGGCCGTTTTTTTCATTGAGCCTTTTTTTTCTGGTAGTGGCGGTCACCAGCCTTTTAAATATGGGATAGGATTTTATTATTTCATTCGTGACAGTGGTTTCTCCCACTCCGGTAGGGCCGCCAATAACTAGGATTCTTTTTTTTGGCATAAGGATTTTTATCAATTATACTGTTATTTCACCACATAATTTTTCTAAAAGCAAGATGAACTTTTAAAAATTGCTGATTTGTTTTATAATAGGACTATGGTAATTCGTAATTGGCAATTAGTAATTTGGGGAAGCGCCAGATATGTCAGCATAATATCCTAATTACTGATTACCAATTACTGATTACTTTTTATGTATCTAGAAAAACTTGAAATTCAGGGCTTTAAATCTTTTGCCAATAAAAACAAGCTGGTTTTCCCCGGCATGATTACGCGCGACCGGCGGGGCATTACGGCCATTGTCGGGCCGAATGGCTCGGGCAAATCCAATATCGCCGATGCCGTGCGCTGGGCTTTGGGAGAACAAAGCATGAAAACCCTGCGTGGCAAAAAAAGCGAAGATATTATCTTTTCCGGTTCGGACAGGAAGGGCCGGTTAGGCATGGCTGAAGTGTCTTTATTTTTGAATAACGAAGATAAGAAGGCCCAGATAGATTATTCCGAAGTGATTCTAACCCGCCGGTTGTTTCGGGACGGAGAAAGCGAATATTTAATAAATCAATCGCGGGCGCGCCTGGCTGATATTCAAATGCTTTTGGCCAAGGCAAAATTCGGGCAAAAAACTTACAGCGTTATCGGCCAGGGCATGGTTGAGGGATTTTTAAATACGAGTCTGGCAGAAAGGAAAGAATTTTTTGACGAAGCCACCGGCGTAAAGCAATTTCAGATTAAGAGGGATGATTCCTTGGGCAAACTGCAGACGAGTTATGAAAATCTTGGCCAGGTTCAGATGCTTTTAGGAGAAATAGAGCCGCGGCTTAGGAGTCTTACACGGCAGGTTAATAAGCTGGAAAAAAGAGAAAAAATTGAAGTGGAGTTAAAGGGCCTGCAGCTTAATTATTATCGCAAGGTTTGGCATGAAATAAATGACAAGTTTAATGAATTTAACAATGAATTTTTGAATTTAGAAAAAATCAAACTGGCCAAGGAAAAAAAGTTAGAGCAGATAAACAATGAATTGGAAAAAATAGAAAAGAAAGACAAAAAGACTTTGGAATTTGAAAAGTGGCAGAAGTCCCTTCTTGATTTGCGGGAGAAAAAGGAAGAAATAGTGAAACAACTGGCCCGTCTTGACGCCCAACTGGAAATAAAATTGGAGGCGCGGGGGAAATTCGACTTGTCTTGGCTTAATAACAAAAAAGAAGAATTAGGCAGAGAAGCGGCAAAGACAAGAGAAGAGATAGAATCTTTGGAAAAGAATATAAAATACAGCCGGGATGATTTTGCCGCGGTAGAAAATGAAAAAAACCAGATTGATAAAAAATTAAACGAAGCCAGCGACAGCCTGATTAACTTAAGTTCCGGGTCGGACTCGGGAGAGAAGGTAAAAATAAGCGAAATTTTAAAAAAATTGCTTTTTGAGCTGGAAAAAGCCGGAGGGGAAAATGACCTGGGAAAACTTAAAGACCTTATCGGAAAGATAAAAAGCGAATTTAGGGAAGTTATAAAGAGATTAAGGGAGGAAGACAAGGGGGCGATAGAAAACTTGCGCGAGGAAATTGTTAAACTGACAAAAGCAAGGGAAGAAATGATCGTAAAGATCAATGAAAATAATTTAAGAATATCGGCCCGGGTTGAAAGAGTTAAGCTTTTGAAAGAAAAAGAAACAAAGACAGCCAAAGATTTGGAAGAAATTTTAGAAAAATTAAAACAAAGCCAGCCTGAATTTGACTCCAGAGAAATAGAAGAAGAAAAAAAGAGTTTAAAAGAAAAACTTTCCCAGGCGGAGGAGCGGGCCAAAGAAATAAACGGGAAAATTGATAGCTCTAACGCGGAAGAGGAAGCGGCCAGGGACCGTTTATTCTCCTTGCAGAAAAATATAAACGAGCTTCAAAATGAGATAAATGATTTGAACCGAAAGTTGAGCGATCTGAAGATTAATTCCACGCGGCAGGAAACCCGGTTAGAAGATTTAGAAATTGAAATAAGGAATAATTTCGGCAGCCCGAAAGAAATAAGGCAGGGAAAATTTTCCGGCCCGATGGACCTGGACGCGGTCAGAGAAAAAATCGGGCAGTTAAAGCATCAGCTTGAATTGATCGGCGGAATTGACCCGGAAACAACCAAGGAATATGAACAAACCAAGGAGCGTTTTGATTTTCTGTCCGGGCAGGTTAAGGATTTGAATGTTGCCATAAAATCTTTGGAGAAAATTATTGAGGAGCTGGATTTGACCATCAAAGAAAGATTTGATAAAGAGTTTAGGATTATTTCCCAAAAATTTGAAGAATATTTTAAAATTTTGTTTAACGGCGGGATGGCTAAAATTATAAAAGTAATGGAAGAAGAAAAAGACGAAGACGAGAAGAGCGGCGCGGAAGCGAAGGAAAATTATGAGGTTATCCAAAAAGAAGAATCTAGAAAAGATTCCGGCTTAGATTTAAAAAAAATAAAATTTTTGAGAAAACACAATGCCACCGGCCTGGCCGGGATTGAAATTGCCGCCACGCCTCCGGGCAAAAAAATAAAATCCGTGGCCATGCTTTCCGGCGGAGAAAGGGCTTTGACCGCCATCGCCTTAATTTGCGCCATTATCAGCGCCAATCCTTCGCCTTTTGTGGTTTTGGACGAGGTGGACGCGGCCTTGGATGAAGCCAATTCCGAGCGGCTGGCGAAAATTTTAGACGACCTTTCCCATAAAACCCAGTTTATCGTCATAACCCATAACCGCGCTTCTATGCGCCGGGCTAATATTCTTTATGGCGTGACTATGGGCGATGACGGGGTAAGCAGGTTGCTTTCTATAAAGCTGGAAGAAGCGGGAGAAGATAAAAAATATCCGCCAGGGGCGGACCCGCCTGCGGGCGGGAAATAACAAAATAATATAAAAAAACCGTTTTGTTTTAAAGCGGTTTTTTGTTTTGTGGTATAATGGAGATAGTTAAATAGTTAGATAGTTAAATAGTTAAGCGGTTAATTAGTTGGGGAGGAGTTTTAAAACTATCCAACTAATTAACTAAGCAACTAACCCATGTCTTCAAAAATAATTTCAGCGGCGGTGGTTGGTCTGGAAGCGGAATTGGTGGAAGTGGAAGCGGATTACGGGGGCGGGCCTTTGGGAGCTTTTGCTATTGTCGGCTTGCCGGACGCGGCGGTTTCCGAATCAAGGGAAAGGGTGAGAAGGGCGGTAAAAAATTCCGGTTTTTTTTTCCCCAAAGTAAAAGTAACGGTTAATTTAGCGCCGGCAGATTTGAAAAAATACGGGCCAAGTTATGATTTGCCCATTGCCGTAAGCGTTTTGGTAAAAACCGGCCGGGTCTCGCTCCCTGATGAAGGCCGGAGCATGCTTTTTGTCGGGGAGCTGGCTTTGTCCGGGCAGGTCCGGCCGATTAATGGCGTCTTGCCAGTCGCGATCAAGGCCGGGCAAGCCGGTTTCAAAACTATTTTTGTGCCCAAGGAAAATGCGCCGGAAGCTAAGCTGGTAAAAGAGCTGGAAGTTATCCCCCTTAATGATTTGGGCCAATTAGCCCGGCATTTAAGCGGCAAGGAGCCAATTCCGCCCGCGGATTACAAAGAATTTGATTTTTCGGGAGAAAAAATTTTTTCCGATATGTCCCACGTCCGGGGGCAGGAGCATGCCAAACGGGCGGTAGAAATTGCCGCAGCCGGGGCCCATAATATTTTAATGTTTGGGCCGCCCGGATCAGGAAAAACCTTAATTGCCCGGACAATTCCGTCAATTTTACCTAATTTGACTTTGGCAGAGGCCTTGGAAATAACCAAAATTTACAGCGTGGCCGGCCAGTTGCCGACTGGAACAGCCTTGCTTACTATCCGTCCTTTCCGCTCCCCGCATCATACGGCTTCAGGCGTGGCTTTGGTCGGCGGGGGCACTTGGCCAAGACCCGGGGAAATTTCCCTGGCCCATCGCGGCGTTTTATTTCTGGATGAGTTCGGAGAGTTTCCCCGTCAGGTTTTGGAAAATTTGCGCCAGCCTTTGGAAGACGGAATTATAAATGTAAGCCGGGCGGCCGGCAACTTAAGATTTCCGGCCAAATTTATTTTGGTGGCGGCCATGAATCCCTGCCCCTGCGGTTTTTACGGGGATAAAGAAAGGCAATGTACCTGCGCGCCGGGCCAGATTATCAATTATCGCAAAAGAATTTCCGGGCCGATTATTGACCGCATTGACTTGCATATTGAAGTGCCGCGCTTAAAATTTGACAAGCTCTCCAGCGAAGGCCAAGGCGAGACTTCCGAAGTTATAAAAAGCAGGATTGAAGCCGCTCGGAAAATTCAGGCCGAAAGATTCAAGGCTATGCCAATCATTACCAATTCAGAAATGAATTCCGAAGCGGTAAAAAAATTCTGCCAAATTGATGATTCTTCTTGCCAGCTTTTGCGCAGCGCGGTTGACCAGATGCATTTGTCCGCCCGGGCGTATTTCCGGATTTTAAAAATAAGCCGGACAATCGCTGATTTAGCCGGCGAGGAAAAGATTTTAACCTCGCATATTGCCGAAGCTCTGCAGTATCGGCCGAGGGTGGAGTAAATTAGATTTTAGGTTTTAGGTTTTAGGTGTTAGATAGTTTGGGAAAACTGACGGATTTTCTATTTTTCCCTATTTTTGTTATAATATAAATATAGTTACGAATTACAAATCTTTTACAAATATTACGAATGTTATATAAGATGTTTAAACGGGTATTTGTAAAATTTGTAATGAATTTGTAATTTGTAGGAAATAATATATGAGGAATAAACTACTTATTTTATTACTTATTTCTTCTTTCCTTTTAACCTCTGGTTTCGGTTGCAAGGGAGCGGATAAAAAAACGCAGGAGGCAATGAAGCCGATTACTTTGAATTATTGGCGGGTTTGGGACGGCCCGGATGCTTTTGTTGAAATTATTGCAAAATATAAGCAACTCCATCCCTATATTACGATTAATTACCGGAAATTGCGTTACAGCGAATATGAGCAGGAGCTTTTAGAGGCTATGGCCGAAGATAAGGGGCCTGATATTCTTTCCCTCCACAATACCTGGGTAAAAAAATACCAAAGTAAGTTGGCGCCTTTGCCAACAGAAATTTCCATGGTTTATCCGGTGGAAAAAGGCACAATAAAAAAAGAAGTGGTGCAGGAATTAAGAACAACCAAGAGTTTAACTTTCAGGGATTTAAAAAATAATTTTGTTGATGTTGTCTACAAAGATACGGTTTTGCCGGCCGTGGACTCAAAAACCGGAAAAACAGGCGAGAGAATATTCGCCCTGCCCTTGGCCCTTGATACTTTGGTTATGTATTATAACCGGGATCTTTTCAATAATGCCGGCATTGCCGAGCCGCCGGATTTTTGGAACCGGGAATTTCAGCAGGCCGTGAAAAATTTGACCAAGCAGGACACCAGCGGCAAAATCATCCAGTCAGGCGTGGCTTTGGGCGGCAGCAAAAATGTAGAACGATATAGCGATATTTTATCTATTTTAATGATGCAGAACGGCGCGGTTATGGTGGATGACAGCAACAACGTTTCTTTTAACAGAATTCCGGAAGCTTTAAGGAGCCAAAATTACAGCCCCGGGCTTGAAGCCTTGCGTTTTTATACGGATTTTTCCAATCCGGCCAAGGAGGTTTATAGCTGGAACAGCAGTTTGGATAATTCTTTGGAGATGTTTATCGCCGGCAAATTGGCCATAATGTTCGGTTATGCCTATCATTTGCCGACCATCAAAGCCAGGGCGCCGAAATTAAATTTTGACATAGCTCCCCTGCCGCAGATAGAAGGCAATCTCGGGCAGATAAGTTTTGCCAATTATTGGGTAGAAGCAGTTTCTAATAAAAGCAAATATATCAATGAGGCTTGGAATTTTATTCAGTTCGCCACCAGGGCCGAACAGGCGAAATTATATCTGGCTAAAACAAAAAAACCAACCGCTTTGCGGTCCTTGGTCAATGAACAGCTTGAGGATGAGGATATAAACATTTTTGCCGGACAAGTGCTTACCGCCGACAGCTGGTATCGGGGAGACGATGCCAACGCGGCCGAGTTGATCATGGGGGAGATGATTGATTCGGCGGTGGCGGGAGAAGGCAAAATTGAAGAGATTATAAATTTGGGGGCAAGAAGAGTTCAGCAGACGATTACGAAGTAACCTTCCTGCCGCCCGCCTGCCGGTAGGCAGGGCAGGCAGGGAAGTTAGAAGTAAGAAGTAAAAATTATGAAATTTGTTAAAAATAAAAAATTATTTTATTATTTTTCCCGTCCCGCCCTGGCGGTGATTGTTTTATTATTTTTGTGTTTTTGTGTTTTATCCGTTAATGTTTGTCTGGCGCAGAATGGAATTGTGCCTGATGGAGGAAAAAAAGTTACCGGTGATTATGGGTTAAACGATTTTGTTAAAATAGGCATAAATGCCACTCAATGGATTTTGGGAATTGTCGGATCTTTGGCCTTGCTGATGT is a window encoding:
- a CDS encoding TraR/DksA family transcriptional regulator produces the protein MTAAKKQGDNDLDKKTIEQIKGDLLSRKKQLLNDLKDIAGKDIHDKDEHKALFPDYGDKSDENAQEIGEYTTNLATEKVLESTLRDINNALERIEKGTYGICKYCKKPIGKKRMLARPVASACVECKTKLQNS
- the lspA gene encoding signal peptidase II — its product is MLKYKKNMAFWILLAMFFVVLDRFFKFLATSGFFDKSIPVAGDFFKLGFAPNYNIAFSLPFSGIFLNILIIMIIIFLLYELLFLAERQEWSKVAFLTFIIFGAISNMLDRLKYGFVVDYLDLKYFTVFNIADVMIVGGVSGLILIFYKNKKDV
- the tsaE gene encoding tRNA (adenosine(37)-N6)-threonylcarbamoyltransferase complex ATPase subunit type 1 TsaE, whose translation is MEQIITNSEKETLAFAKKYAKKLKGGVVMGLIGNLGAGKTVFIKGLAAGLGLKKNITSPTFVIMKVYPVKKGKIKNFVHIDAYRLGSGRDLISIGAQEYFNRADTLTIIEWADRVKKILPKKTKYIKMEILEGAKRKILKN
- the rplS gene encoding 50S ribosomal protein L19 codes for the protein MAEDKKTEKKKIPEIKPGMTVRVYQKIKELNIKGEEKERTQYFDGTVIARKHGKEKGATITVRKVSDGIGVEKIFPLNLPTIEKIEIKKQEKVRRAKLYFLKKGYKKKLKEKKVS
- a CDS encoding AAA family ATPase, translating into MYLEKLEIQGFKSFANKNKLVFPGMITRDRRGITAIVGPNGSGKSNIADAVRWALGEQSMKTLRGKKSEDIIFSGSDRKGRLGMAEVSLFLNNEDKKAQIDYSEVILTRRLFRDGESEYLINQSRARLADIQMLLAKAKFGQKTYSVIGQGMVEGFLNTSLAERKEFFDEATGVKQFQIKRDDSLGKLQTSYENLGQVQMLLGEIEPRLRSLTRQVNKLEKREKIEVELKGLQLNYYRKVWHEINDKFNEFNNEFLNLEKIKLAKEKKLEQINNELEKIEKKDKKTLEFEKWQKSLLDLREKKEEIVKQLARLDAQLEIKLEARGKFDLSWLNNKKEELGREAAKTREEIESLEKNIKYSRDDFAAVENEKNQIDKKLNEASDSLINLSSGSDSGEKVKISEILKKLLFELEKAGGENDLGKLKDLIGKIKSEFREVIKRLREEDKGAIENLREEIVKLTKAREEMIVKINENNLRISARVERVKLLKEKETKTAKDLEEILEKLKQSQPEFDSREIEEEKKSLKEKLSQAEERAKEINGKIDSSNAEEEAARDRLFSLQKNINELQNEINDLNRKLSDLKINSTRQETRLEDLEIEIRNNFGSPKEIRQGKFSGPMDLDAVREKIGQLKHQLELIGGIDPETTKEYEQTKERFDFLSGQVKDLNVAIKSLEKIIEELDLTIKERFDKEFRIISQKFEEYFKILFNGGMAKIIKVMEEEKDEDEKSGAEAKENYEVIQKEESRKDSGLDLKKIKFLRKHNATGLAGIEIAATPPGKKIKSVAMLSGGERALTAIALICAIISANPSPFVVLDEVDAALDEANSERLAKILDDLSHKTQFIVITHNRASMRRANILYGVTMGDDGVSRLLSIKLEEAGEDKKYPPGADPPAGGK
- a CDS encoding YifB family Mg chelatase-like AAA ATPase — protein: MSSKIISAAVVGLEAELVEVEADYGGGPLGAFAIVGLPDAAVSESRERVRRAVKNSGFFFPKVKVTVNLAPADLKKYGPSYDLPIAVSVLVKTGRVSLPDEGRSMLFVGELALSGQVRPINGVLPVAIKAGQAGFKTIFVPKENAPEAKLVKELEVIPLNDLGQLARHLSGKEPIPPADYKEFDFSGEKIFSDMSHVRGQEHAKRAVEIAAAGAHNILMFGPPGSGKTLIARTIPSILPNLTLAEALEITKIYSVAGQLPTGTALLTIRPFRSPHHTASGVALVGGGTWPRPGEISLAHRGVLFLDEFGEFPRQVLENLRQPLEDGIINVSRAAGNLRFPAKFILVAAMNPCPCGFYGDKERQCTCAPGQIINYRKRISGPIIDRIDLHIEVPRLKFDKLSSEGQGETSEVIKSRIEAARKIQAERFKAMPIITNSEMNSEAVKKFCQIDDSSCQLLRSAVDQMHLSARAYFRILKISRTIADLAGEEKILTSHIAEALQYRPRVE
- a CDS encoding extracellular solute-binding protein, which encodes MRNKLLILLLISSFLLTSGFGCKGADKKTQEAMKPITLNYWRVWDGPDAFVEIIAKYKQLHPYITINYRKLRYSEYEQELLEAMAEDKGPDILSLHNTWVKKYQSKLAPLPTEISMVYPVEKGTIKKEVVQELRTTKSLTFRDLKNNFVDVVYKDTVLPAVDSKTGKTGERIFALPLALDTLVMYYNRDLFNNAGIAEPPDFWNREFQQAVKNLTKQDTSGKIIQSGVALGGSKNVERYSDILSILMMQNGAVMVDDSNNVSFNRIPEALRSQNYSPGLEALRFYTDFSNPAKEVYSWNSSLDNSLEMFIAGKLAIMFGYAYHLPTIKARAPKLNFDIAPLPQIEGNLGQISFANYWVEAVSNKSKYINEAWNFIQFATRAEQAKLYLAKTKKPTALRSLVNEQLEDEDINIFAGQVLTADSWYRGDDANAAELIMGEMIDSAVAGEGKIEEIINLGARRVQQTITK
- a CDS encoding pilin, which encodes MKFVKNKKLFYYFSRPALAVIVLLFLCFCVLSVNVCLAQNGIVPDGGKKVTGDYGLNDFVKIGINATQWILGIVGSLALLMFVYGGLMMIISSGSSEKVTKAKEIIIGAVIGLVIVFTSYMIIQFTIGALGIEGEWATTGWFK